Proteins encoded in a region of the Triticum dicoccoides isolate Atlit2015 ecotype Zavitan chromosome 3A, WEW_v2.0, whole genome shotgun sequence genome:
- the LOC119267601 gene encoding D-3-phosphoglycerate dehydrogenase 3, chloroplastic-like translates to MSASRALLSSPHGVASRTFTRAAPARLAAPSIPFARSGALRARSAILSSPAATVPVTSAEPKRRISHSVSDSAPLAKPAVLVAEKLGEAGLEVLRQFADVECAYGMSPAELLAKVAQFDALIVRSGTKVTRGVLEAGRGRLRVVGRAGVGIDNVDLQAATEAGCLVVNAPTANTVAAAEHGIALLACMARNVSQADAALKAGKWQRAKYVGVSLVGKTLAIMGFGKVGSEVARRAKGLGMHVIAHDPYAPADKARAIGAELVSFEEAIAKADFISLHMPLTPATSKVFNDESFGKMKTGVRIVNVARGGVIDEDALVRALDSGKVAQAALDVFTVEPPAKDSKLVLHENVTVTPHLGASTVEAQEGVAIEIAEAVGGALRGELAATAVNAPMVPAEVMSELAPYVSLAEKLGRLAVQLVAGESGIKGVKVVYTSARDPDDLDTRLLRAMVTKGIVEPVSSTFVNLVNADYTAKQRGLRIAEERVSHDNAAAEAPLESIQVRLSHVQSRFAGAISDGGDIVVVGRVKYGVPHLTVVGPYEVDVSLEGNLILCRQVDQPGMIGKVGNILGERNVNVSFMSVGRTSRGKQAIMAIGVDEEPDKKTLEKIGAIPAVEEFVFLEL, encoded by the exons ATGTCCGCCTCACGCGCCCTCCTCTCGAGCCCGCACGGGGTTGCGAGCCGGACCTTCACGAGAGCGGCGCCGGCCCGCCTCGCCGCGCCCTCGATCCCGTTCGCGCGCTCCGGCGCTCTCCGCGCCCGGAGCGCGATCCTGTCGTCGCCGGCGGccactgtgccggtgacctctgctgAGCCGAAGCGCCGGATCTCGCACTCCGTGTCGGACTCGGCGCCGCTGGCGAAGCCTGCGGTCCTCGTGGCGGAGAAGCTGGGCGAGGCCGGGCTGGAGGTGCTGCGTCAGTTCGCGGACGTGGAGTGCGCGTACGGCATGTCCCCCGCCGAGCTCCTGGCCAAGGTGGCGCAGTTCGACGCGCTCATCGTGCGGAGCGGCACCAAGGTGACGAGGGGGGTGCTGGAGGCGGGGCGCGGGCGGCTGCGGGTGGTCGGCCGGGCCGGCGTCGGGATAGACAACGTGGACCTGCAGGCGGCGACGGAGGCGGGGTGCCTCGTCGTGAACGCCCCCACGGCCAACACCGTCGCCGCGGCGGAGCATGGCATCGCGCTGCTCGCCTGCATGGCCCGCAACGTCTCGCAGGCGGACGCCGCGCTCAAGGCCG GCAAATGGCAAAGAGCCAAGTACGTTGGAGTTTCCCTAGTTGGAAAGACTCTTGCCATCATGGGCTTTGGAAAGGTTGGCTCAGAGGTGGCAAGGCGAGCGAAAGGGCTAGGGATGCATGTGATTGCCCATGACCCCTATGCCCCGGCCGATAAGGCCCGTGCCATTGGAGCAGAGCTGgtgtccttcgaggaggccatcgcCAAGGCAGACTTCATCTCCCTCCACATGCCGCTCACCCCGGCGACATCCAAGGTCTTCAACGACGAATCCTTCGGGAAGATGAAGACCGGCGTGCGGATCGTCAATGTGGCCAGGGGCGGAGTGATCGATGAGGATGCTCTGGTCAGGGCACTGGACTCCGGTAAAGTTGCTCAG GCAGCTCTTGATGTTTTCACTGTGGAGCCCCCGGCGAAGGACAGCAAGCTGGTTCTTCATGAGAATGTCACTGTCACGCCCCATCTTGGAGCAAGCACAGTGGAGGCGCAG gaaggCGTCGCCATCGAAATTGCTGAAGCCGTCGGCGGCGCACTGAGAGGTGAGCTCGCAGCGACCGCCGTGAATGCTCCCATGGTCCCAGCAGAG GTCATGTCAGAGCTAGCTCCGTATGTTTCCCTGGCGGAGAAGCTGGGGAGGCTGGCAGTGCAGCTCGTCGCCGGGGAGAgcggcatcaagggcgtcaaggtGGTGTACACCTCAGCCAGGGACCCCGACGACCTCGACACGAGGCTCCTCCGGGCGATGGTCACCAAGGGCATCGTGGAGCCCGTGTCCAGCACCTTCGTCAACCTCGTGAACGCGGACTACACGGCGaagcagcgcggcctgcgcatCGCCGAGGAGCGGGTCTCCCACGACAACGCCGCCGCCGAGGCGCCGCTGGAGTCCATCCAGGTGCGCCTTTCGCACGTGCAGTCCAGGTTCGCCGGGGCGATCAGCGACGGCGGGGACATCGTCGTGGTCGGCAGGGTCAAGTACGGCGTGCCCCACCTGACCGTCGTCGGGCCCTACGAGGTCGACGTCAGCCTGGAGGGGAACCTGATCCTGTGCCGGCAGGTCGACCAGCCCGGGATGATCGGCAAGGTCGGGAACATCCTCGGGGAGAGGAACGTGAACGTCAGCTTCATGAGCGTCGGCCGCACCTCCCGTGGCAAGCAGGCGATCATGGCCATCGGCGTGGACGAGGAGCCGGACAAGAAGACGCTCGAGAAGATTGGGGCCATCCCGGCCGTCGAGGAGTTTGTGTTCCTCGAGCTATGA